From the Lancefieldella sp. Marseille-Q7238 genome, one window contains:
- the ligA gene encoding NAD-dependent DNA ligase LigA, whose amino-acid sequence MVEEAKNFRARAAELNRILNHAAYAYYALDNPELTDAEFDRLLVELQSIEAAHPELVTPESYTQRVGGYVSEQFEPVTHAARMYSIDDAMDLAELDAWLARTDEALGASSAHPIAYTCELKIDGLGIALTYRDGQLIRGATRGDGTTGENVTANALTISDIPRALAAAGLAHVRNGGLNQSLEVRGEVYMPKHSFVRLNEDADAAGRQPFANPRNAAAGSLRQKDPKVTAHRDLETFIYAVADEDPLFVTSQWEFLAWLRDCGFSVNPHAKRCLNAQEVHDFCARALEERSKLDYDIDGVVVKVDSFASQEALGFTSRAPRWAIAFKFPPEEKQTVLREIRIQVGRTGVLTPVAEFDPVVVAGSTIARATLHNIDEIRRKNVREGDTITVHKAGDVIPEVVGPVLEKRPADSKPFEMPATCPSCGSPVIKEEGEVAYRCVSIDCPAQAVERLIHWGSRKAMDIDGLGDELVNRLVENGILSDVADFYDALTVRDIAELPTGRLYETDTDGHLSGDSIPVGMTIAEKIMVQVQESKQRGLGRVLFGIGIRHVGANMAALLAQNFHSIQALQLATEEEMAQIDGVGPKIVESIKEFFSIPENIAVLERLRAAGVVMEEVAVSSDKPRTLEGLTFVLTGALERHTRDEAGSLLKAMGAKVSSSVSKKTSFVIAGAAAGSKLTKAEALGVSVLSEADLDRILETGEPPVA is encoded by the coding sequence ATGGTTGAGGAAGCAAAGAATTTCCGCGCTCGCGCGGCGGAACTCAACAGAATCCTGAATCACGCGGCGTACGCATACTATGCGCTTGATAATCCCGAACTGACCGACGCGGAGTTTGACCGTCTGCTTGTTGAGTTGCAGAGCATTGAAGCGGCTCATCCGGAGTTGGTAACTCCTGAAAGCTACACGCAGCGTGTAGGGGGCTATGTGTCCGAGCAATTTGAGCCTGTGACTCATGCGGCTCGCATGTATTCGATAGATGATGCGATGGATCTTGCAGAACTTGACGCGTGGCTTGCACGCACCGATGAAGCGCTTGGAGCTTCATCGGCACATCCCATAGCGTATACCTGTGAGCTCAAGATAGACGGACTTGGCATCGCGCTGACGTATAGGGACGGTCAGCTGATTCGCGGTGCGACGCGCGGCGATGGTACTACGGGCGAAAATGTAACCGCCAACGCATTGACCATATCGGATATTCCGCGCGCTTTGGCAGCTGCTGGACTTGCGCATGTGCGCAATGGTGGTCTGAATCAATCGCTTGAGGTGCGCGGCGAGGTATATATGCCCAAGCATTCGTTTGTACGCTTGAATGAAGATGCCGATGCAGCAGGCAGGCAGCCCTTCGCCAACCCGCGTAATGCCGCGGCGGGTTCACTTCGACAAAAAGACCCGAAGGTTACCGCTCATCGGGACTTGGAAACTTTTATCTATGCCGTCGCGGATGAGGATCCCTTGTTTGTGACGAGCCAATGGGAGTTTTTGGCATGGCTTCGCGACTGCGGGTTCAGCGTAAATCCGCATGCGAAGCGCTGTCTTAATGCGCAGGAGGTTCATGATTTTTGCGCCCGCGCGCTTGAAGAGCGGTCAAAGCTTGACTATGACATTGACGGCGTAGTGGTCAAGGTCGACTCCTTTGCCAGTCAGGAAGCGCTTGGGTTTACCTCACGGGCACCACGTTGGGCAATCGCTTTTAAGTTTCCGCCGGAAGAAAAGCAGACAGTGCTTCGCGAGATTCGTATTCAGGTTGGTCGCACTGGAGTTCTAACGCCGGTGGCGGAATTCGACCCTGTGGTTGTAGCGGGCTCAACTATTGCGCGCGCGACGCTCCATAACATCGATGAGATTCGCCGCAAAAATGTTCGCGAAGGGGATACTATTACGGTTCATAAGGCCGGCGATGTTATTCCCGAGGTCGTAGGCCCTGTGCTTGAGAAACGACCTGCCGACTCCAAGCCCTTTGAGATGCCAGCAACCTGTCCGAGCTGCGGAAGCCCCGTTATCAAAGAGGAGGGAGAAGTCGCGTATCGCTGCGTTTCTATTGACTGCCCCGCTCAAGCCGTGGAACGCCTGATCCACTGGGGCAGCCGCAAGGCAATGGATATTGATGGTCTTGGGGATGAGCTGGTCAACAGACTGGTAGAAAACGGCATCCTCTCTGATGTAGCTGATTTTTACGATGCGTTGACCGTTCGCGATATTGCGGAACTTCCAACGGGCCGTTTGTATGAGACGGATACCGACGGTCATCTTTCAGGAGACTCCATTCCCGTTGGCATGACGATTGCCGAAAAAATCATGGTGCAGGTACAGGAGTCTAAGCAGCGCGGCCTGGGACGCGTCCTCTTTGGCATCGGTATTCGGCATGTGGGCGCCAACATGGCGGCACTTCTCGCTCAAAACTTCCATTCTATCCAGGCGCTTCAGCTGGCGACAGAAGAAGAAATGGCTCAAATCGATGGTGTTGGTCCAAAAATTGTCGAGTCAATCAAAGAGTTCTTCTCGATTCCTGAAAATATCGCAGTGCTTGAGCGTCTTCGTGCTGCTGGAGTTGTTATGGAGGAAGTGGCAGTTTCTTCCGACAAGCCGCGCACGCTTGAAGGATTGACGTTTGTGCTGACAGGCGCCCTTGAAAGGCATACGCGCGACGAAGCGGGCTCCTTGCTCAAA
- a CDS encoding DUF4422 domain-containing protein — protein sequence MPKVSLVIPAYNIEPYIHRCIQSVKDQTFTDFEAIVVDDASTDGTNAALIEAIGDDNRFRVVRHERNRGLHLARRTAAALVSGEYAFCLDGDDELAPDFLKQVVGRMDERPVDMLHVGITVIPENGVTQAEADGFAAYINRQTGLLNEADILRVIFDESSGQLVDWRATQRLYRASLFKTAFERMTDARLERAEDSYEVFVLAALSQTADGFESCRGYCYHYGIGVTGTSRISAERFGMFCRQFAECIKSTRDFIATCADGDEMQDSCRGMVHKLLELLANDWLIRVDPSEQEEALTAFADAFNDAVVARELYRFVRDIAYSAIASEKPLPKDSDAHRLYAYAEKFAATMGAADGQEVTRAVRMKDVADEHMRYLERKDLEEQYAKQPIRILVTSHKDVDVSHALSLQPIQVGPGQQQGHTRFNWMLHDDIGDNITEKNPMYCEMTTQYWAWKNITDAEYVGFVHYRRYFNFTDTIYKENPFGEVMDTFIDSQTARAYGFDDETIRTCIEGYDLITTGVKDIRKFPGSAETPLEQYHAAPLLNPRDIDTMMALVVEMHPDFAEDVHTFLNGHKQCFCNMYIMRKPIFDAYAAWVFPLVDEWCVRTDMTHYSREALRTPGHLTERLFNIWRIHMLRTEGKDWKVKELQCVHFTNPEKKQAFRPLFAERLDVSLEQVVPVVFAADNNYAPILSVAIDSMLKNADSTRFYDVVILHTNIGGNKQAVLQKYFSRYANARITFFNVWRMVKDYKLDTNNAHISVETYFRFLAQDILSAYDKVVYLDSDLVVNGDVAKLFDIDLGDNLVAATHDIDYLANLNVRGGDRMKYSLEVLDMNHPYGYFQAGVMVFNTRELRRLHSIVEWLQIASNSIYIYNDQDILNQECQGRVTYIPAEWNVTHNIFGRADTLYPQAPEAVYADYLAGRAHPQIVHFAGAIKPWQNASCDMAQYFWQYARETPYYEVIIQDMTPGARKDSDITEVFHERALSDASPLRKIIDPIAPYGSARREALKVLGRTLRGRK from the coding sequence ATGCCTAAGGTTTCACTCGTTATTCCCGCCTATAACATTGAACCCTATATACATCGCTGTATCCAAAGCGTAAAGGATCAGACATTTACTGATTTTGAAGCCATCGTTGTTGACGATGCCTCGACCGACGGAACCAACGCCGCGCTTATCGAAGCAATTGGAGACGACAATCGCTTTCGTGTGGTACGCCATGAGCGCAACCGAGGTCTCCATCTTGCCCGCCGGACCGCTGCGGCGCTTGTATCCGGCGAATACGCCTTCTGTCTTGATGGCGACGATGAGCTTGCTCCTGACTTTCTCAAGCAGGTGGTCGGCCGTATGGACGAGCGTCCCGTTGATATGCTGCATGTGGGCATTACCGTCATTCCGGAAAACGGTGTGACGCAAGCGGAAGCCGATGGTTTTGCCGCATACATCAACCGTCAGACCGGCCTGTTGAATGAGGCGGATATCCTCCGGGTCATTTTTGACGAGTCAAGCGGCCAGCTTGTTGATTGGCGCGCAACACAGCGTCTGTACCGCGCGTCGCTGTTTAAAACAGCCTTTGAACGCATGACGGACGCCCGGCTTGAGCGGGCTGAGGATTCGTATGAAGTGTTTGTCCTCGCGGCGCTCTCTCAGACGGCCGACGGTTTTGAATCCTGCCGGGGATATTGCTATCACTATGGTATTGGCGTTACGGGAACATCGCGGATTTCGGCAGAGAGATTCGGAATGTTTTGCCGCCAGTTTGCCGAATGTATTAAAAGCACACGCGATTTTATAGCAACGTGCGCTGACGGCGATGAAATGCAGGATTCTTGCCGCGGGATGGTCCACAAGCTCCTGGAGCTTCTCGCAAATGACTGGCTGATACGCGTTGATCCGTCAGAACAGGAGGAGGCGCTCACCGCGTTTGCCGATGCTTTCAATGATGCCGTGGTAGCGCGCGAGCTGTATCGTTTTGTGCGCGACATTGCCTATAGCGCCATTGCTTCTGAGAAACCGCTGCCAAAGGACTCCGATGCACATCGGTTGTATGCCTATGCCGAAAAGTTCGCGGCAACGATGGGTGCGGCAGACGGGCAAGAGGTTACCCGGGCGGTACGCATGAAAGACGTTGCCGATGAACACATGAGGTATCTTGAGCGGAAAGACCTTGAAGAGCAGTACGCCAAACAGCCCATCCGCATTTTAGTGACGTCTCATAAGGATGTGGACGTGTCTCACGCTTTGTCTCTTCAGCCTATACAGGTGGGGCCTGGGCAGCAGCAAGGTCATACGCGTTTCAATTGGATGCTGCATGATGATATCGGAGACAACATCACTGAGAAGAATCCCATGTACTGTGAAATGACCACGCAGTATTGGGCGTGGAAGAACATTACCGATGCCGAGTACGTGGGTTTTGTGCACTATCGCCGTTACTTTAACTTTACCGATACCATCTACAAAGAAAATCCCTTCGGTGAAGTGATGGACACGTTTATTGATAGTCAAACAGCGCGCGCGTATGGCTTTGACGACGAGACTATTCGTACCTGCATCGAAGGTTATGACCTTATCACCACCGGCGTAAAGGACATCCGCAAATTTCCGGGCAGCGCAGAAACGCCGCTTGAGCAGTACCATGCGGCGCCACTGCTCAATCCGCGCGATATCGATACGATGATGGCCCTTGTGGTCGAGATGCACCCCGATTTCGCTGAGGATGTCCATACGTTCCTTAACGGTCACAAACAGTGTTTCTGCAACATGTACATTATGCGCAAACCGATTTTCGATGCGTATGCCGCATGGGTCTTTCCCTTGGTAGACGAGTGGTGCGTCCGTACGGACATGACGCACTACAGCCGAGAAGCGCTGCGCACTCCGGGTCATCTGACCGAGCGTCTCTTTAATATATGGCGCATTCATATGCTGCGTACCGAGGGCAAAGACTGGAAGGTCAAGGAGCTTCAGTGCGTTCACTTTACCAACCCCGAGAAGAAGCAGGCCTTCAGGCCACTTTTCGCGGAGCGTCTTGACGTATCGCTTGAACAAGTCGTACCCGTGGTGTTTGCGGCGGATAATAACTACGCTCCCATTTTGAGTGTCGCCATTGATTCGATGCTCAAAAACGCGGATTCAACACGCTTTTACGATGTGGTTATTCTGCACACCAATATCGGAGGAAATAAGCAGGCCGTACTTCAGAAGTACTTCTCGCGCTATGCAAATGCACGCATAACCTTCTTCAACGTATGGCGCATGGTCAAAGATTACAAGCTTGATACCAATAACGCGCACATTAGCGTTGAAACGTACTTCCGTTTCCTTGCGCAGGATATCCTGTCCGCCTATGACAAGGTGGTCTATCTTGATTCTGACCTGGTGGTTAATGGAGACGTGGCAAAGCTCTTTGATATCGATTTGGGCGATAATCTCGTTGCGGCCACACACGATATTGATTACCTCGCAAATCTGAATGTGCGCGGCGGTGACCGCATGAAATACAGCCTTGAGGTACTTGATATGAATCATCCGTATGGGTATTTCCAAGCGGGCGTCATGGTCTTTAATACGCGCGAACTGCGCCGTTTGCACAGCATTGTTGAATGGCTGCAGATTGCGAGCAATTCCATCTATATCTATAACGATCAGGATATTCTGAATCAGGAATGCCAGGGTCGCGTGACGTATATACCGGCAGAGTGGAATGTGACGCACAACATCTTCGGCCGTGCGGATACGCTGTATCCGCAGGCTCCCGAAGCCGTGTATGCTGACTATCTTGCCGGCCGCGCTCATCCGCAGATAGTGCATTTTGCCGGTGCCATAAAGCCGTGGCAAAATGCGAGCTGCGATATGGCGCAGTATTTCTGGCAATACGCGCGCGAGACACCCTATTACGAAGTTATCATTCAGGATATGACGCCCGGCGCGCGGAAGGACTCTGATATCACTGAGGTCTTCCACGAGCGAGCCCTCTCGGACGCAAGCCCTCTGCGCAAAATCATCGACCCCATCGCCCCGTATGGTAGCGCGCGGCGAGAAGCGCTGAAAGTTCTTGGACGCACGCTTCGCGGGCGCAAGTAG
- a CDS encoding FtsX-like permease family protein: MSRALIQETLRAIKGSLGRFVAIMGIVALGCGFFSGLQMTGRDMRLAADEFYDTQGLYDIRVVSTLGFERADINRLAAIEGVEAALPSRSADVMATIHSTRMVTRVIELPADGAAASENSDAAQERPFNQPVLTEGRWPVTANEVVISSDPKKHNDVPLGSTIDIPESSGGVHLKGGAYTVVGYVNAPTFPSSNNFGSTSLGNGVVEEFAYVPAAAFEENDPYTDVYLQVKEARASVSGSDAYKSAIASVENRIEDELPSLARARVEDVRKEAQRSVDEARAAYDESRLEADRKLGDARSQLDDAQAQIEASESKLSAGKREAETGTSRLEAEKVRVQRQLAAAREELDASAQKISEGRALLAAGEEQYVAGAAQLAQGQADYEESFAAFDNARAQALAVLSSQGITASTLEEAKAQLEAVGYPTDDIDALLAAQARLQAADAELKQKQTELVAAREALDAQTANLNDAQQKLSAGEKAYQAAVCDSNTQFASAQEKLDAAVQELTEGRAKLDSARQQHSEGQRRYEEAKAEAEAQLSDAKAQIDEAQKKVDELEAPDMYVLNRTKDRGNVAYDDDSHRIDDIANVFPLMFFLVAALIALTTMTRMVSEERTVIGMHKALGYSKGAIAAKYVLYAASASSIGAVLGIALLSQILPGIIISAYASIYTIPHATAALPVSLPIALLSGGLGVGVTLLATVFAVLSTLREEPSALMLPKAPKAGSRVLLERMTPIWKRLSFSWKVSVRNLFRFKRRLCMTLIGIAGCTALVLVAFGVQDSINDVINAQWPGIFQYDYIVGMKQEATLDDIEAVQKSIVAVTRTAADKVVSDDVAVVRRENVLLSSASVPKDKAVSVSAMSPLDAKRFEQVVTLRERTSQQPLEFTGDSVVLSEKIAKKLNVQVGDTITVYEQDRIGNVADAGRPLTVTGITENYAWHYMYLGVDAEQSLGSRENISYALLFSAPNDETIRQHLGDELSKDSRVATASDINATIKVYRESLAVVGQVVAILIISAALLAFIVLYNLTNINIEERIREIASLKVLGFTRREVDAYVFREVFLLTLGGSGLGLVLGSVLEGFVVQTAEVDTVMFGRVIHPLSFVYAFGLTLLFSLLVYVAMRRKLAKIDMVESLKSVD, from the coding sequence ATGTCGCGCGCTTTGATACAGGAGACCTTGCGAGCCATTAAAGGCTCACTCGGCCGCTTCGTTGCCATCATGGGCATCGTAGCTCTAGGCTGCGGGTTCTTTTCGGGGCTTCAGATGACGGGGCGCGATATGCGCCTGGCTGCCGATGAATTTTACGATACCCAAGGGCTCTATGATATTCGCGTGGTCTCTACGCTGGGGTTTGAACGTGCAGACATCAATCGCCTCGCTGCAATCGAAGGCGTTGAGGCAGCTCTTCCGTCTCGTTCGGCTGACGTTATGGCTACCATACACTCAACTCGGATGGTTACCCGCGTTATAGAACTTCCCGCAGACGGAGCCGCGGCATCTGAAAATTCAGACGCCGCACAAGAGCGCCCTTTCAATCAGCCGGTTCTGACGGAAGGTCGTTGGCCTGTGACAGCCAATGAAGTGGTGATTTCGTCTGACCCTAAGAAACACAACGATGTTCCTCTCGGCTCAACCATCGACATTCCCGAAAGTTCTGGTGGAGTGCATCTTAAGGGAGGCGCGTATACGGTTGTTGGCTATGTCAACGCGCCAACCTTTCCATCCAGCAATAACTTCGGATCAACCTCGCTCGGAAACGGAGTAGTGGAAGAGTTTGCCTATGTGCCAGCGGCTGCCTTTGAAGAGAATGATCCGTACACCGACGTATACCTTCAAGTAAAAGAAGCCCGTGCGTCCGTTTCTGGTTCTGATGCCTATAAGAGCGCTATTGCTTCCGTTGAAAACCGTATTGAGGATGAGCTTCCTTCTCTTGCGCGTGCGCGTGTTGAAGACGTGCGCAAAGAAGCGCAACGCAGTGTTGATGAGGCGCGTGCGGCATATGATGAGTCTCGTCTTGAAGCCGACCGCAAACTTGGTGACGCGCGCTCGCAACTTGACGATGCGCAGGCACAGATAGAAGCAAGTGAGTCCAAGCTTTCTGCAGGAAAGAGAGAGGCCGAGACGGGAACTTCTCGCTTGGAAGCGGAAAAGGTAAGAGTTCAAAGACAGCTTGCAGCTGCGCGAGAAGAACTTGACGCATCGGCACAGAAAATCTCAGAGGGAAGAGCCCTTCTCGCCGCAGGAGAAGAACAGTATGTTGCAGGCGCAGCGCAGCTTGCGCAAGGACAGGCTGACTATGAAGAAAGCTTTGCCGCCTTTGACAACGCCCGCGCACAGGCACTTGCTGTCCTTTCATCTCAAGGCATTACGGCGTCGACACTTGAAGAAGCGAAAGCTCAGCTTGAAGCTGTGGGATATCCGACTGATGACATCGACGCGTTACTTGCGGCGCAGGCAAGACTTCAAGCGGCTGATGCTGAACTCAAACAAAAGCAGACTGAGCTTGTCGCCGCTCGCGAAGCGCTTGATGCTCAAACCGCAAATCTCAATGATGCTCAACAAAAGCTCAGCGCGGGTGAGAAAGCATATCAGGCAGCCGTATGCGATTCAAATACTCAGTTTGCCTCCGCTCAAGAAAAACTCGATGCGGCAGTTCAGGAGCTGACAGAGGGCCGTGCAAAGCTCGACAGTGCTCGCCAGCAGCACAGCGAAGGACAGAGAAGGTATGAGGAAGCAAAGGCGGAAGCCGAAGCTCAGCTGTCCGATGCGAAAGCGCAGATTGATGAGGCTCAAAAAAAGGTTGATGAGCTTGAGGCACCTGATATGTATGTGCTTAACCGAACTAAAGACAGAGGAAATGTAGCCTACGACGATGACTCACATAGAATCGATGATATCGCCAACGTATTTCCTCTGATGTTCTTTCTGGTAGCGGCCCTTATCGCGTTGACTACAATGACCCGTATGGTTTCAGAGGAGCGCACCGTCATTGGTATGCATAAGGCGCTCGGTTACTCAAAGGGCGCGATTGCCGCAAAATATGTCCTGTATGCGGCAAGCGCTTCCAGTATAGGGGCGGTGCTCGGTATCGCGCTTCTCTCTCAAATCCTTCCGGGTATTATCATTTCCGCTTATGCCTCGATCTACACTATTCCCCACGCAACAGCCGCGCTGCCGGTGAGCCTTCCCATAGCACTTCTCTCCGGCGGCCTTGGGGTAGGTGTTACGCTTCTTGCGACGGTGTTTGCCGTGCTTTCGACACTTCGTGAGGAGCCCTCGGCGCTTATGCTTCCTAAGGCTCCGAAAGCAGGATCGCGCGTCTTGCTTGAGCGTATGACGCCGATTTGGAAGCGGCTGTCTTTCTCGTGGAAAGTGTCGGTACGAAACCTTTTCCGCTTTAAGCGGCGCTTATGTATGACGCTCATCGGTATTGCCGGCTGTACGGCGCTTGTGTTGGTGGCTTTTGGCGTGCAGGATTCCATCAACGACGTTATCAATGCCCAATGGCCTGGCATCTTTCAGTATGACTACATAGTAGGGATGAAACAGGAGGCTACGCTTGATGATATCGAAGCGGTCCAAAAAAGTATCGTAGCGGTTACGCGGACGGCAGCCGATAAAGTGGTGTCCGATGATGTTGCCGTTGTCCGCCGTGAGAACGTGTTGCTTTCTTCCGCTTCCGTACCAAAGGACAAAGCCGTTTCAGTGTCAGCGATGTCCCCTCTTGATGCAAAGCGCTTTGAGCAAGTCGTGACGCTGAGAGAGCGAACATCCCAACAACCTCTTGAGTTTACTGGCGATTCCGTGGTGCTTTCCGAAAAAATCGCAAAGAAGCTGAACGTACAGGTTGGAGACACGATTACTGTGTATGAGCAGGATCGCATCGGCAACGTCGCAGATGCCGGCAGACCGCTTACTGTGACAGGAATTACCGAGAATTACGCCTGGCATTATATGTATCTGGGGGTCGACGCCGAACAGTCGCTTGGGTCTCGAGAAAACATTTCTTACGCGCTGCTCTTTTCCGCTCCGAACGATGAAACAATCCGTCAGCACCTCGGCGATGAGCTTTCAAAAGACTCTCGGGTGGCTACAGCAAGCGATATCAACGCTACCATTAAAGTGTACCGGGAGTCGCTCGCAGTAGTGGGGCAGGTAGTTGCAATTTTGATTATATCGGCGGCGCTTCTCGCCTTTATTGTGTTGTACAACCTCACCAACATAAATATCGAAGAGCGTATCCGAGAGATTGCCAGCTTGAAAGTGCTCGGTTTTACGCGCAGGGAAGTTGACGCGTATGTGTTTCGGGAGGTCTTTCTGCTGACGCTCGGCGGCTCGGGACTCGGGCTTGTGCTGGGCAGTGTGCTTGAAGGTTTTGTCGTGCAGACAGCGGAGGTCGATACCGTGATGTTTGGCCGTGTCATTCATCCGCTGAGCTTTGTGTACGCGTTTGGACTTACCCTGCTCTTCTCGCTGCTCGTATATGTGGCAATGCGCCGCAAACTGGCGAAGATCGATATGGTAGAGAGCTTGAAGAGCGTTGACTAA
- a CDS encoding ABC transporter ATP-binding protein, whose protein sequence is MPFVEFKDVRKIYRMGAVEVHAVDGMNFEIEKGELCVIVGPSGAGKTTVLNMLGGMDTCTSGTITLDGKDVGSLSERERTLYRRYDIGFVFQFYNLVQNLTALENVELATQICENPMNPLDALEAVGLAERKDSFPSQLSGGQQQRVSIARALAKNPRLLLCDEPTGALDYKTGKQILKLLQNTCKEQHETVAIVTHNLAFTQIADRVIHVHEGKASKIEINKHPADAMTVEW, encoded by the coding sequence ATGCCGTTTGTTGAATTCAAAGATGTCCGCAAAATCTATCGCATGGGTGCTGTTGAGGTGCACGCGGTAGACGGGATGAACTTTGAAATTGAAAAAGGGGAGCTTTGCGTCATTGTCGGTCCTTCAGGAGCAGGTAAGACAACGGTCTTGAATATGCTTGGAGGCATGGACACCTGTACGTCGGGCACTATTACGCTTGATGGAAAAGACGTAGGGAGCCTCTCCGAGCGCGAGAGAACACTGTACCGCCGCTACGATATCGGTTTTGTATTCCAGTTCTATAATTTGGTGCAGAATTTAACTGCGCTGGAAAATGTTGAGCTGGCAACGCAGATTTGCGAAAATCCCATGAACCCGCTGGACGCCCTTGAGGCTGTAGGTTTAGCGGAGAGAAAAGACAGTTTTCCCTCGCAGCTTTCCGGCGGTCAGCAGCAGCGCGTTTCTATTGCTCGAGCTCTGGCGAAAAATCCCCGTCTGCTCTTATGTGACGAGCCTACAGGAGCTCTTGATTACAAGACCGGGAAGCAAATTCTGAAGCTTTTGCAGAACACCTGTAAAGAACAGCATGAAACGGTGGCCATTGTTACCCATAACCTTGCGTTTACTCAGATTGCCGACAGGGTTATTCATGTGCATGAAGGGAAGGCATCAAAGATTGAAATAAACAAGCATCCTGCTGACGCGATGACAGTTGAGTGGTAG
- a CDS encoding DJ-1 family glyoxalase III: MFKKQTDQRVAVFFADGCEEIEGLTVVDLLFRAGIPCDKVSISDTYQVTSSHEVTFLCNKRISDIDFDDYAMLVLPGGIPGTPNLAASESLMRAIGVYAAQGKALAAICAAPSIYAEQGLLEGVRATANPDFQHVLSEKGAVLAHDPVVVDGSFITSQGAGTAMLFALEIVRYFLGDEVVRRVRESVVL; this comes from the coding sequence ATGTTTAAAAAACAGACTGATCAGCGCGTTGCGGTATTCTTTGCGGATGGATGCGAAGAGATTGAAGGGCTTACCGTTGTGGACCTTCTTTTTCGCGCGGGCATTCCCTGTGACAAGGTATCCATTTCAGATACCTATCAAGTGACTTCCTCACATGAGGTAACGTTTCTCTGCAATAAACGCATCTCAGATATAGACTTTGATGACTATGCCATGCTGGTGCTGCCTGGTGGTATTCCCGGTACGCCCAATCTTGCTGCGTCAGAGTCTCTTATGCGGGCAATCGGTGTATATGCGGCACAAGGAAAGGCTTTGGCTGCCATCTGCGCTGCACCTTCTATCTATGCGGAGCAGGGACTTCTTGAAGGTGTACGCGCTACGGCTAATCCCGATTTTCAGCACGTACTGAGCGAGAAGGGAGCCGTACTTGCTCACGATCCTGTGGTAGTTGATGGTTCTTTCATCACCAGTCAGGGAGCGGGAACCGCTATGCTGTTCGCTCTTGAGATTGTTCGTTATTTTCTGGGCGACGAAGTCGTTCGGCGCGTGCGTGAGAGCGTGGTACTGTAA
- a CDS encoding fructose PTS transporter subunit IIA, whose product MGDFVKADDVFVNEHATSREEVLRFISEQAQAKGISNNADATYEAFMAREGMGETGMTDGFAVPHAKDASIVNAGVIVFKNDTTLDWPSFDEKPVDVAIALLVPDGEAGTTHIQLLSKTAVLLMKDEFKALVHGTDDKQKIADAINAGIEA is encoded by the coding sequence ATGGGTGATTTTGTAAAGGCCGATGACGTTTTTGTCAACGAGCACGCGACGAGTCGCGAAGAAGTCCTGCGTTTCATTTCCGAGCAGGCACAGGCCAAGGGCATCTCCAACAACGCTGATGCAACATACGAGGCGTTTATGGCCCGCGAAGGCATGGGTGAAACTGGTATGACCGACGGCTTTGCTGTTCCCCATGCTAAGGACGCATCCATTGTAAACGCTGGTGTCATCGTCTTTAAAAATGACACGACCCTTGACTGGCCAAGCTTTGACGAAAAGCCCGTTGATGTCGCGATTGCTCTGCTCGTCCCTGATGGCGAGGCTGGCACTACTCATATTCAACTTCTTTCCAAAACTGCGGTGCTCTTGATGAAGGACGAGTTTAAGGCGCTTGTTCACGGCACCGACGACAAGCAGAAGATTGCTGACGCTATCAACGCGGGCATCGAAGCATAG